In Eubalaena glacialis isolate mEubGla1 chromosome 4, mEubGla1.1.hap2.+ XY, whole genome shotgun sequence, one DNA window encodes the following:
- the LOC133090642 gene encoding LOW QUALITY PROTEIN: thimet oligopeptidase-like (The sequence of the model RefSeq protein was modified relative to this genomic sequence to represent the inferred CDS: inserted 4 bases in 3 codons; deleted 1 base in 1 codon) encodes MGAVHEPFIFPADTTGACSASRVMWGARGTVLCPHLLGLQTGHVGPVVTGGSQENPTADPERWPQRRWRTPGAGPHQPATGHLQQQASRRPGAGCSGAVGMSCCLHAAGSRDSTKVSRNPGQKEEGGGLAVPASGLRALPARRDLARGPWGGRGPRSPALAVSGFQENCAILGELGRLQAQKSRLLGFSTRADSVLEMNMAKTSQVVATFLDELAQKLKPLGEQERXVILELKKAECQRRGLHFDGPINAWDLHYYMNHGEETRYHVDQYLLXESFPMQVVTRGRLGISQELLGLTFDLEEGANMCHEDVRLYTVRDAAAGKSSIGKFYLDLYPREGKSRHMACFGLQXGCLQQDGRRQIAIEAMVANFTKPTPNPPSLLQHDELETYFHEFCQAMHQLRSQFPSSNPTHWVRKQRKWMSSRLWRLEAADQGVRTGSLHVKYMYSRVAFKKTNDKKGTLPATLVTAGDENQRVGSGAGSAAPCEALGLLPVSVEAQQVPVTSPRGGPQFSVWAQDPVLIQSSCGQPFVLRAMLSQAAPERPVMRTRGKVLGPGAPRPVKPWRCCQSRWGTGSAVPQELLDKLMKSRLANPGLFNLCQIVLAKVDQALHTQTPSDPALENARLCQEILRVPATPRTHLPATFGHLAGSYDAQSYGYLCSEVYSADTFHTRFKQEGVLSGKVAMDYRSCILRPGGSEDAKGMVKLFLGCDPTQDAFLLSKGLQVEGCKPPAC; translated from the exons ATGGGGGCTGTGCACGAGCCCTTCATCTTCCCCGCAGACACCACTGGTGCTTGCTCGGCCTCGCGGGTGATGTGGGGGGCACGGGGGACAGTCCTGTGTCCCCACCTTCTTGGGCTGCAGACAGGCCACGTTGGTCCTGTGGTGACTGGGGGCTCCCAGGAGAACCCCACCGCAGACCCGGAGAGGTGGCCCCAGAGAAGGTGGCGTACGCCTGGGGCCGGGCCTCACCAGCCAGCCACGGGCCACCTGCAGCAACAGGCGTCTCGCCGTCCAGGGGCTGGGTGTTCAGGCGCCGTGGGGATGAGCTGCTGTCTGCACGCAGCCGGCAGCCGA GACAGCACCAAAGTGTCTAGAAATCCGGgccagaaggaggagggagggggattgGCTGTGCCCGCCAGTGGCCTGAGAGCCCTGCCCGCCCGCAGAGACCTGGCCCGGGGCCCGTGGGGAGGGCGTGGCCCACGGTCCCCAGCGCTGGCCGTCTCTGGGTTCCAGGAGAACTGCGCGATCCTCGGGGAGCTGGGCAGGCTGCAGGCTCAGAAGTCTCGCCTGCTGGGGTTCAGCACGCGTGCCGACTCCGTGCTGGAGATGAACATGGCCAAGACCAGCCAGGTGGTGGCCACTTTCCTAG ATGAGCTGGCCCAGAAGCTGAAGCCCCTCGGGGAGCAGGAGC CCGTGATCCTGGAGCTAAAGAAGGCCGAGTGCCAGAGGCGGGGCCTGCACTTTGACGGGCCCATCAACGCCTGGGACCTGCACTACTACATGAACCACGGGGAGGAGACGCGCTACCATGTGGACCAGTACCTGCT AGAGTCTTTCCCCATGCAGGTGGTCACGCGCGGGCGGCTGGGCAtctcccaggagctgctggggctGACCTTCGACCTGGAGGAGGGCGCCAACATGTGTCACGAAGATGTGAGGCTCTACACGGTCCGGGACGCAGCCGCGGGCAAG TCATCCATCGGCAAGTTCTACCTGGACCTCTA CCCCAGGGAAGGGAAGTCCAGGCACATGGCCTGCTTTGGCCTGC CGGGCTGCCTGCAGCAGGATGGGAGGCGCCAGATTGCCATCGAGGCCATGGTGGCCAACTTCACCAAGCCTACACCCAACCCGCCATCCCTGTTGCAGCATGATGAGCTGGAGACCTACTTCCATGAGTTCTGCCAAGCCATGCACCAGCTCCGCTCCCAG TTTCCATCATCAAACCCCACGCACTGGGTGCGTAAACAACGGAAGTGGATGTCCTCGagactctggaggctggaagccgcAGATCAAGGAGTCAGGACTGGTTCCCTGCATGTTAAATACATGTATTCAAGAGTTGCctttaaaaagacaaacgacAAGAAAGGCACGTTGCCTGCGACTCTGGTGACAGCCGGTGATGAGAACCAGAGGGTAGGCTCTGGGGCCGGGAGCGCTGCGCCctgtgaggccctggggctgctgccagtcTCGGTGGAGGCTCAGCAAGTCCCAGTGACTTCCCCACGGGGGGGTCCCCAGTTCAGCGTCTGGGCCCAGGACCCAGTGCTCATTCAGTCTTCCTGCGGTCAGCCCTTCGTCCTGAGAGCGATGCTCTCACAGGCTGCACCGGAGCGC CCGGTGATGAGAACCAGAGGGAAGGTTCTGGGGCCGGGAGCGCCGCGCCCTGTGAAGCCCTGGCGCTGCTGCCAGTCTCGGTGGGGCACGGGCAGCGCCGTCCCCCAGGAGCTGCTGGACAAGCTCATGAAGTCCCGGCTGGCCAACCCCG GCCTCTTCAACCTGTGCCAGATCGTCCTGGCCAAGGTGGACCAGGCCCTGCACACGCAGACACCCTCGGACCCGGCCCTGGAGAATGCCCGCCTCTGCCAGGAGATCCTCAGGGTCCCAGCCACGCCAC GGACCCACCTGCCTGCGACCTTTGGCCACCTGGCAGGAAGCTACGACGCCCAGTCCTATGGCTACCTGTGCAGCGAGGTGTACTCCGCGGACACGTTCCACACACGTTTCAAGCAGGAGGGCGTCCTGAGTGGCAAG GTTGCCATGGACTACAGAAGCTGCATTCTGAGGCCAGGGGGCTCCGAGGATGCCAAGGGCATGGTGAAGCTCTTCCTGGGTTGCGACCCCACGCAGGACGCCTTCCTCCTGAGCAAAGGGCTGCAGGTTGAGGGCTGCAAGCCGCCGGCCTGCTGA